One part of the Thermoanaerobacterium sp. CMT5567-10 genome encodes these proteins:
- the priA gene encoding primosomal protein N' codes for KEIKKLFPRSRVLRMDVDTTKTKGAHEKIFNEFKNGHADILIGTQMISKGFDIPNVTLVGVVLADVTLNITDFRSGEKTFQLLTQVAGRAGRGSKPGRVIIQTYEEDNYSIVSAKNQDYESFYNEEIRYREIYMYPPFTHLLNIVISGPIKNDVVNCAASVYNLVYKTINKSEKKSYNKVLGPSSAPIERIKNNYRWQIIIKSSDRGILQNVCDVLNTLKLHRGIKISFDLDPLNLI; via the coding sequence AAAGAAATAAAAAAATTATTTCCTAGAAGCAGAGTTTTAAGAATGGATGTAGATACTACGAAAACAAAAGGAGCCCATGAAAAAATTTTCAATGAGTTCAAAAATGGACATGCAGATATTTTAATAGGTACTCAAATGATATCGAAAGGCTTTGATATTCCTAATGTAACATTGGTTGGAGTAGTCTTAGCTGATGTAACGCTAAATATAACAGATTTTAGATCGGGTGAAAAAACTTTTCAGCTTTTAACTCAGGTAGCAGGAAGAGCTGGGCGAGGAAGTAAACCTGGAAGAGTAATTATTCAAACATATGAAGAAGATAATTACAGTATTGTATCAGCAAAAAATCAAGATTATGAATCATTTTATAACGAGGAAATTCGGTATAGAGAAATTTACATGTATCCACCTTTTACACATTTGCTAAATATTGTAATTTCAGGTCCTATAAAAAATGATGTGGTAAATTGTGCAGCGTCAGTGTATAATTTAGTTTATAAAACTATTAACAAAAGTGAAAAAAAGAGCTATAATAAAGTGTTAGGTCCGTCGTCTGCTCCTATAGAAAGAATAAAGAATAACTATAGGTGGCAGATTATTATAAAATCCAGCGATAGAGGTATTTTGCAGAATGTTTGCGATGTTTTAAATACTCTTAAGTTGCATAGAGGCATTAAAATATCGTTTGATTTGGACCCGCTAAATTTAATTTAA
- the def gene encoding peptide deformylase gives MALRYIRKIGDPVLYKKAKYVEKIDDHILMILDDMAETMYSADGVGLAANQIGILRKLVVIDIGDGLIELINPEIILEEGEQIGQEGCLSVPNVTAEVKRPKKIKVKYQDRNGDIKEIEGEDFLARALSHEIDHLNGVLFIDKAIRIINEDEEEKLEAE, from the coding sequence ATGGCATTGAGGTATATTAGAAAAATAGGAGATCCTGTATTATATAAGAAGGCAAAATATGTTGAAAAGATTGATGATCATATATTAATGATTTTAGATGATATGGCAGAAACTATGTATAGTGCAGATGGTGTTGGACTTGCTGCGAACCAAATCGGAATTTTAAGAAAGCTGGTTGTCATAGATATAGGCGATGGCCTCATTGAATTGATAAATCCAGAAATAATTCTAGAAGAAGGGGAGCAGATAGGACAAGAAGGTTGCTTAAGTGTACCAAATGTAACTGCGGAAGTTAAAAGACCTAAGAAAATCAAGGTTAAGTATCAAGACAGAAATGGAGATATAAAGGAAATAGAAGGAGAAGACTTTTTAGCTAGAGCATTATCACATGAAATAGATCATCTGAACGGAGTATTATTTATTGACAAAGCGATAAGGATTATAAATGAAGATGAAGAAGAAAAACTGGAGGCTGAGTGA
- the fmt gene encoding methionyl-tRNA formyltransferase, protein MNIVFMGTPEFAVPSLEKLIEFGHNVMLVITQPDKPRGRGKKISYSPVKECAIKNNIDVFQPPKLKNNKEVFDKLRKLNPDLIVVAAYGKILPEEILQIPRYGCINVHASLLPKYRGAAPINWAVINGEKETGITIMYMEKGLDTGDILLQKSIPILEEDNSETVHDKLAVLGGNALIEAINKMVDGALKPVKQDDSKATYAPILEKSIGLIDWQKSAVEIKNLVRGLRPWPVAYTYYKGNMLKIWAAEVYSYEGKEKPGTIITTGSALIVKCGKDALKILEIQSEGKRRMTVEEFLRGHTIEKGEQLEGI, encoded by the coding sequence TTGAACATTGTGTTTATGGGAACACCTGAATTTGCTGTTCCATCTCTTGAAAAGCTGATTGAGTTCGGCCATAATGTAATGCTGGTTATAACTCAACCTGACAAGCCAAGAGGTAGAGGCAAAAAAATATCTTATTCTCCTGTAAAAGAGTGTGCTATAAAAAACAATATAGACGTATTCCAGCCGCCAAAACTTAAAAATAATAAAGAAGTATTTGATAAGTTAAGGAAGCTGAATCCGGATTTGATTGTTGTGGCTGCGTATGGTAAAATTCTGCCTGAAGAGATATTGCAAATACCAAGGTATGGTTGTATTAATGTACATGCATCTTTGCTCCCAAAGTATAGAGGTGCAGCACCAATAAATTGGGCGGTTATAAATGGCGAAAAGGAAACAGGAATAACAATCATGTATATGGAAAAAGGATTGGATACCGGCGATATTTTATTGCAAAAGTCTATCCCTATATTGGAAGAAGATAATTCTGAAACTGTTCATGACAAATTAGCTGTTCTTGGTGGAAATGCTTTGATTGAAGCGATTAATAAAATGGTAGATGGTGCATTAAAGCCTGTAAAGCAAGATGATAGCAAGGCAACATATGCTCCAATATTGGAAAAATCTATAGGACTTATTGATTGGCAAAAGAGCGCAGTTGAGATAAAAAATCTTGTAAGAGGACTGAGACCCTGGCCTGTAGCATATACGTATTATAAAGGCAATATGTTAAAAATATGGGCAGCAGAAGTATATTCATATGAAGGTAAAGAAAAGCCGGGCACTATAATTACTACAGGCAGTGCTTTAATAGTTAAATGTGGCAAAGATGCATTAAAAATATTAGAAATTCAATCAGAAGGTAAAAGAAGAATGACTGTGGAAGAATTTTTGAGGGGCCATACAATTGAAAAAGGTGAACAATTAGAGGGGATATAA
- a CDS encoding DUF116 domain-containing protein produces the protein MTGKKRIFLGLLSVLIILLIAGILFLLFILKSKSSVMYNLLMGSLILFFSIVTIFLIFCIIGFIYLVYSKSNNRTLNKILLTLIDASYPVLQILGGFLGIDREKFQQSFTNINNFLVNSRHEKYLPEELLILTPHCLQFNECKFKVTNDIDNCRRCGKCQVSDLIKLKDKYGVKVAVATGGTLARKVVKDIKPKAIIAIACERDLTSGILDVKKIPVYGIINTRPNGPCFNTKVNINEIEKAIINFTNGG, from the coding sequence TTGACAGGTAAAAAACGTATATTTTTAGGTCTTTTAAGTGTATTAATAATTTTATTGATTGCCGGAATTTTATTTCTATTGTTCATATTAAAAAGTAAAAGCTCTGTAATGTACAATTTATTAATGGGCTCTTTAATTTTGTTTTTTTCAATAGTGACTATTTTTTTGATTTTTTGTATTATTGGTTTTATATATTTAGTTTATAGCAAAAGTAATAACCGTACATTAAATAAGATATTGTTAACTTTAATAGATGCTTCGTATCCAGTATTACAGATATTAGGTGGATTTTTAGGCATTGATAGAGAAAAATTTCAGCAGTCTTTTACAAATATAAATAATTTTTTGGTTAATTCTAGACATGAGAAATATTTGCCTGAGGAACTTTTAATATTGACGCCACATTGTTTACAATTTAATGAATGTAAATTTAAAGTGACAAACGATATTGATAATTGCCGAAGGTGTGGAAAATGCCAAGTCAGTGATCTAATAAAATTAAAAGATAAGTATGGCGTTAAAGTTGCAGTCGCAACAGGAGGTACATTGGCAAGAAAAGTCGTGAAAGATATAAAGCCCAAAGCTATTATTGCCATTGCTTGTGAAAGAGATTTGACAAGTGGAATATTGGATGTAAAAAAAATACCCGTTTATGGTATAATAAATACAAGACCTAATGGTCCATGTTTTAATACAAAGGTAAATATAAATGAGATTGAAAAAGCGATCATAAATTTCACGAATGGAGGATAG